The genomic DNA GCTCATGATGTGTGAAATTCTGTGGAACACATTTTCTAATGATCGCGGGTGACCCAAAGGGAGTTTTCAGGTGAAGCCACAACCATTCATGCTTCAAGCATGGCACCCTGCTACCCCATCTGGAATCATTCTTTTTCAGGATCGAAGTAATATCCAGTGGGATGAACCCATTTTCGATCAGCCACAATTAGTGGAAGGAAGAACCAGCCAAACGGGTCCGCTTCAATAATATAATCACCAGAAATTGACTTGCGACGTTCCCAAATGATGCCGGCAGGAAACCAAACATAGAGATCCGTAATGGCCCAACCAGAGTCCAAACGAAGTTCACCGGATGGACGTCCATAATACTGACCGTTTGCAGAGAGAATCGAATACACCCCCACGTAGATCAACAAAACGAATGCAATCTTAAACGTTTTGCGTTCGAAAAACTTAGTTCGAGCGGGTTCCTTATTAATGTCATCTGATTCCACATCAGTAGAACTGTCAATTTGAGAATCATTTACTGACATAGAATTGTTTCTCCATTTACCATTTAAGACCGAATCTCAAAAGAACTCTAAGAGCCATCGTAGTTGATGGGGTCGAACGAAGTGATCCTCCAGGCTTAATCGACCTTCTGGAGGCTTCGCAGCGCTACGACCCCACCCACCCGTCGAGGGAGTATTCAGTTGAAGCCACATCGATTCATGCTTGCCCTGCTTCGCGATGCAAGCATGGCACCGGGCAAGCATAGTATTTGGCTACAACTCCACCCAATTTAATCGCCCGTTCTCATCGAAGGACAAGCCAATATTTTGTGGCACCTCAACGTCACCATTTGGTTCAGTTAAGACATGATAACCACGCGTCAATAGTTCCTGCACTACAGCTTCCTTGTTCCACTCCGTGATCGGACGATCGAACAGACAAGCGTCCTCCCGTTGATGGATTACCACCCAGTCCAACGTGCTGGTTGGCAAGGGAGCTCTCGTATCGCAATCGCTGAAGTGGAAGCGTAGTCCATGGAACAGCAGGGCATCGTTTAGATTTCCGCCCATCCAGTCTTCGTAGACTTGCGGCTCGCTGAATGCAGCCAAAACCTCGCCCGGCCGCATGCCAAGTCGAATTGGGCCAATTCCTTCACCGAGGCGAATATCGAGATGCTTTTTTATCGTAGTACCTCATGTAGTTGAACTAATTGATAGACAGTAGTTGAATATTGTCAAATACGGTTTGAAGTCCTATTGAACACCCTACATCATTTTGCATTGATTGATCACCGCCTGTCAATCATTGCATGTGCGTGGTCTTGTGAACTCTCCACGCCCATCACTTTGTTCTCGGACGTGCCACACTCAACCTTCAACTCTCAACCCAATCCCGGCTTGCCATTCCTCGCTGCACTCCTTACGGTTTGAGTCTCACAATTATATAGACTTTTCAATCGATTAAGGATTCTTCGATGTTGCCTCGCCCTGAAGCCGACTCGGCTATTTTGCTACTGATCCGTCACGGTGCGACCGAGGCGAATTTGAGACGGCCTTATATTTTGCAGGGGCGGACGCTCAATGGGCCGTTGAGTGAGACCGGGATTGAGCAGGTGACGAAAGCTCGCGATTTCCTGAAAGATTTTCCGATTGATGCCTGCTATGCCAGTCCGATGGTGCGGGCACGGCAGTCTGCGGAAATTATTGCGGAGCCGCACGGGCATGAGGTGCAGTCGCTGGAAGAGATTATCGAAGTGCACGTCGGCGACTGGGAATCGAAATCGTGGGATATCATTATGCAGGAAGATCCCGAACTTTATCAGCAGTTCATGAAAAACCCGGCGACCATTCCGTATAAGAATGGGGAGTCGTATCACGATGTTCAGCAGCGGATCGTCCCGGCTTTCAAAAAGCTGGCCGAGGAAAATCTAGGACGGATGATTACCGTTGTCGCTCACAATGTCGTCAACCGCACGCTACTTGCACACCTGCTCGACCTGGATCTGAAATATGCCAAAGATCTGAAGCAGAATAATGCCTGCGTGAATGTGCTGAAGTATTCGGAAGGCAAACTCAAAGTGGTGACGATGAACGGCGTGTTTCATCTGGGGGAAGCGTGAGAAAAGAAAGGTGAGCCGTGTCAGTCAAGGCACGGGTGGGTTCGCTTAGTCTATGACGAATTCTTGCAAATACCCCATAATCATCGTGTAAAAATTCGAGTCATGACGGACTTGGCTCGCCAGTTCAAGAATTGGCTATTGAGTCGCGAATTCTTTAGCGTAATATAAATCACCGCACCCTGCTCTTCACAAGAAAGTCTGTACTATTGTAGCTGGTGCCTTGACTGGGATTGAAGCCAAGATGAATTCGACACCGACTTTGACTAAAAAAGGCTGGCAGGATGTGAAGGATCGCTTTGCGGATCTGTCGTCCGGCAATTCGAAAGTCTCCAGTCTGCTATCGCAGGACCAGGAAAAGGTTCTGCAGACGATTGGTCAGATGGAGTACTGGCTGGACGATAAATTTCGTCTTCCCGGCACCTCGATTCGCTTCGGTTGGGATACGATTATCGGTCTGGTTCCTGGAGTTGGAGACGCTGTGACAGCCGCGCTTGCGATGTACCTTGTCTGGAACGCCCGTCAATTAAATATCGGTCGCTGGACTCAGTTCCGTATGATCAGCAATATTCTTTTCGATACGGTTCTTGGAGCCGTTCCGCTTGTTGGCGATCTGTTCGATGTCGCTTTCCGTGCGAATCGGAAGAACCTCAAGCTGATTATGAAAGAGCTCGACAAACGCAAATCGAAGAACGCCTGACAAAATCTTAACTCAAGCTTCGGAGAATTGTTTGCTCACCTTCTCTCCTTGGGGAGCGGTTTTCTTTCCTTCTCCTTGGGGAGAAGGGGCCAAAGGCCGGATGAGGGGATGCCTTGGACGTTCAATGTTTAATTCACCTCAAATTCCCCTCACCCTAAGCCTCTCCCCAAGAAGAGGGGACGATATCGGCTAAAGTTTTATTCGCATTTCTACGCTGATTCGAGCTGGTTTTGATAATCCTTGCATATTCCCATGAATCTATCGAGGATTTTATAGTTTGCTGAGGTAATAAGCTGTCATCAAGCAGTAAATCACCATGTGGAAGATCTCAGGCTTTTTTCATAGATACTGTTGCTAAAATCTCTTAAGATGACTTTGCAGTCGTTCCGCAAATAGAAATCTGAATGTGGGCAAGGCCGATTTTGTTCGCAAATAAATAAGAGGGGAAAGCCGATGGCTGGCTTGAAAGTTCCGTGTCCCAAGTGTCAATCTGTTCTGAAACTGAAAGACCGCAGTCTGCTCGGGAAAACAGGGAAATGTCCCAAATGTGGACATCGATTCGTCCTGACAGAACCTCAACCCAAGCCGGAACAACCCAAACCGATTCAAATTGAACTGGTCGAGGATCAACCGGCCTCTGAGCCTACGCCGCAACAGCCAGCAGCAGGCAAGAATCCAACCTGGCTTCCAGATGCTTCGCCTACTCCTCAGCCAACTCAACAAGAGGTAAATCCGCTCGGCAGTTTATTTTCCGAACAGCCACCTGCTGCGACTGCGAGCGACAATCCGCTGGGATTCCTGCAGGAAGAATCGCCACCGGCTGTGCCAAATCCCGTCCAGGAGTTTGGGAACGATGCCCCAGCCGATTCTTCTCCCGTTATTGCAGCAACCTCCGCTCCTGATTCAGAACCAGTCACAACATCGAGCAGAAGAAAAAAACGCCGTCGCCGCAGTTCCGGGGGCTGGATCACGATGGTGGTGATGCTGCTAGTTGTCGGCGGAGGAGGTTACTTTATCTATCAGCAGATGCAGCCGGGCCAAAGTGGACTGGTTCAAGTCGTCACGACTCCAGAGACTCCTGTGACACCAACAACTCCGACAGCCAATGTGCCTCCAACACGGGCGAATGTTCCGCCTCCGATTGCACAGGAGAAAAAATCGAGTGGCCGACCGATTCAGCTGTTGCACCTCCCTGCCGGAGTGAGAATTGCGATCAATCTCCGCCCAGCTGAGTTATGGAGTCAAGAGCAGCGAATGGCAGAGTTTCGTGCTTCACTCGGACCACTGGGGACCTGGCTGGAAACACAACTGAATGAATTCACGAAGCAGCGACCTGAAGAGATCGAAGAAGTTCTCGTGGGAATCATTCTCGGGCCACGCGGCACTCCGCCGGAATACTCGGCTGTCATCCACCTGAAAGAAGCGAAACCGAAAGCCGATTTGCTCACGACCTATTCCGGCACACCCTACGAAGAATTCAATACGAATATTCAAGTCATTGATGGCCGTGCCTATCAGATTATTGATGACAAAACGATTTCGTTCTGCCCGGAACAGTATGTTGACGACATGCTGACATTCGCAAAGTCGCCGGCGATTACCGCGAATCAAATCGAAGAAATCCTGACAGCGACTGACCGCGACAAATTATTTACCGTCGCCTTTGACCCGATGGATCTTGATCAGCATCTTGATACGCTGTTCCCGCAAACCGCTCAAATGGCGATTGAAAAAGCAATCCGCTGGTTAGGCGATGATGCCGCGGCTGCGACTTGGAGTCTGAATGTTGGCGAAGATTTTCAGACCGATCTGGCAATTCTCGGACAAACAACCTCCAAGCCGACAATGCTGAAAACAAAATATCAGGATCGATTGAACGCGGTTCCGGAATTGCTGCTCACTTCAATTCAGAAGATGGAACCTCAACGCTCCGGCTATCGAAAAATCATCGGTCGCTTCCCGGCCATGCTCAAGGTGCTTTCGATGACGACAGGGTTCGCTGTCGATCGGCAATTTGTCAAACTCGGTACGCTGCTCCCTCCCAAAGCTGGGCCGAATCTGGCATTGGGAACTTTGCTAGCCTGGGATGAATCGACTCGAACTGACTTCAACGCGGTAGCAGTCAGAGTCCCTGTCGTCGAAGAAAAACCGAAGACCTTTGCCGAGAAACTGGCCACCAAAATGGATGTCGACTTCCGCCGCACCCCTCTTCAGGAAGCAATTGCTTATATTGCTGAGGAATCGAAAATCTACACGGAAATAGATGGCGATGCCTTGAAACTGGCAGGTTTCACCAAGAATATGCCGCAAACGTATAAGGAAGAAAACCTGAATACGATTGAAGCCCTCTACACAATCATTCAGAAATATGAAGCTGAATCGGATCCACTGGTTGCCATCGTATCTGAAAAAGATAAGCGAATCACGATCATGACCGCTTCTGCCGCCAAAAAGCTAGGGTTGGAACCGTATGACTTCAGTAAATTGAAGAAGCCTTAATCCCGATAATTCACATTGACTGTGAATTGGTATTCTCATTGAAAACGCTATGAATTACTACAAGCACGAAGTGTAAGCGAGTGTGTTTTGATGCGTTGACTCCTCACTCACTCATTTGCGCTTCGTGCTTGTATAAAGGACTAACGAAAAACAGCCGGTCGACTTAACAGTCGAACCGGCTGTGCAACGTAGGAGTTTCCGCTGAAATTAGTCTGATGCACTTTTCTGCTATGACTATGACTATTGGCGTCCTTCAGGAGCAAACCAAGCGAGCTGAGTCTCCAGATACCAAGCGACAGCCCCAGTTCAAGCAGAATGCTTGTTACTGCGGTAAGCATAATACGGTAGTGGATTTCTGTGGGTTTAAAGTCAACTACCCACTACTTTTTCGAGGTCCGGCTCTAATGGCATCCGCCTCCGCGGCAGCTTCGGCAGCTATTACAGCTGCGGCATGAGCGACAGCTTCGGCAACTGCGGCAAGAACTGCAGCAGCGTCCTTGCGGGGCTTGCTTGTCTGATCGCAATTTGCCGACTTCTTTGACCAGTTTGATTCCGCTTGTCTTTGTGAAAGTTGTCATCGCTCTCTCGCTTTCGTCTTGTAAGGCTGAGTTTTGTTTTTTGTTTGATTCCCGTTTGGGTGATACTTTTACAGCGAAAACCGAGGCGGGCAGGGGACATGGTTTTTGAAAGCGGAATGAGGAAAGCGGAAAGCCGGCGAGGGGAGACAGTTCGATGGAAAACATTTGTGGGTTTGTGTCCACTGTCGATTTCGGAGATTTCCCGCCTGAGAATTTGTTGCAAATATTAACTGACAATCGATTTACGGAGAATGAGACATTTTGGCGAGATCAGTTTGTTCTCCAAAAAACTGATCTCGCCAGACCCTCACGGCTTTTGTTAACATCCTGTTCAGGTGAGGGCTCCGTCGGGAGTGATCTCACATTCAGAAAATGGATTTTCTGACCTCAATTAATTTTGATGTGTGGCAAGGATGTTGTTCTCTCCCTATGTTGACCACGTTTGAACGCCAACTGTTCCGTCAGTTTCTGATGGTCAATGCGATCTACCTTTGCGTGATTCTGGGATTGTTTACGGTCATCGACCTGTTCGATAACGTGGACGATTTTGTGAATCATACCGAAGGGGGAATGCTGCAGATTGCGCTGGCGGTTGTCACCTATTACGGGCATGTCGGACTCTTCATTTTCGATTCTGCAGCCATCCCGATGATTTCCATGTCGGGGCTGACGGTCCTGTTACTGCTCAAACGCCGCGGTCAGCTCAAGCCGTTTCTTTCTGCTGGAATTCCCACTTATCGCGTTCTGGCTCCCGCATTATTGCTCGGAGCAGGGGTGATGGTCGGCTTGAAAATGGTCAATCGCGAGGTGTTTCTTGGCAGTGCGGTTCATCATTTACATGCACAAAGGGGATCTTCGGCCGATACGCTGCAGATTATTGCTCCACGATACGATCACGCTTCGCAAATTCTGATCGATGGTTGGGCCGTGTTTCCAGAATCGAACCGGGTTGAACAAGCTGCGTTCGTGCTTCCGCCGGAAATTGCCGGGCAGGACATGGTCTGTCTGAAAGCGGCTCAAGCAGAGTTCTATCCGAAGCAGGGGAAACGACCTTCTGGTTGGCTATTACGAAGTGCCGATCCGCCACTCTCCGAAATTCCGTTAACGGATCTCGGCAAAACATTTGTCCTCCGTTCGAAGCAGGAGGAGAACATTTTTGTTGTCAGTGATGTTACTCCCGACCTCATCTACAAAGCCAAGGAATCGAGCGGGTTCCTCAGCACGCCCCAACTAATCGACCGCATCAATTCGCCAGCCATCGACAACAATACGGCTCGCGATCTCGAATTCAATTTTCATGTTCGGTTACTCGAACCGTTACTGACTGGCTTGATGATTTGCATTGCAATTCCGGTCATTTTGCAGAAAGAGAGCCGGGGCATGATCGTCAATGCGGGTGAGTGCGGTTTCTGGTTATTCACCATCATTGGCAGTACCTATGCCGTCCGTTTTCTAACTGCTCTACAAGTCGCCGAACCGGTTCAGGCGGCATGGATACCAATATTTTTTGCAACACCATTAACGGTCTGGATGCTTGAACGCGTCGAGACATGACTGAATTACTAGTTGACCACATCAGGCCATGCCTGATCGACATTACCACCCAAACCTATTTTTAACCCAACCGAATAACATGATGACCTCCTCATCGAATAAAACTCCGTCTAACAATGCACTCCGACAACAGATCGAGAAATGGAAGTTCTCCATTGCTCAAAGTCCTGTCGTGTGGTTGATTGGTGGACTGCTGGCTGTCCGGCTGCTGTTCATTCTGTTTTCGCCGGTCGATCTGATTGCCGATGAATCCTATTACTGGGATTGGTCGCGGCGTCTCGATTACGGCTACTACAGCAAGCCGCCGATGATCGCCTGGGTGAACTGGCTTTCAACATCTTTGCTCGGCAACAATGAATTTGCCGTTCGTTTACCGGCTGCCTTGCTGGGAACATTTGGGCTGGTGTTTGTGTATCAACTGGGAGCCCGGATGTTTTCGCATCGTGTGGGTCTCGTCTCGGCGATTCTACTGGCGTTGACTCCCGGTCAAACCGCTCTCAGCTTTCTGATGACGATCGATGCTCCGTTCCTGTTCTTCTGGGCAGGCTCTTTGTATGGCTTCTGGATGCTCACCTCCGCCGAACAAACCGGCTGGAAATGGCCTGTTTTTACTGCTGTTATGATTGGGCTGGGAATTCTATCCAAGCAGACAATGCTCGGTTTCTTCCCGCTGGCAGGGCTGTTTCTACTGATCACCCCCGAACGTCGAGCGATGTGGGGATCGGCCCGTGTCTGGTTGACGGCTCTGGCATCGCTTGCATTTTTGACGCCCGTGA from Rubinisphaera italica includes the following:
- a CDS encoding histidine phosphatase family protein, with translation MLPRPEADSAILLLIRHGATEANLRRPYILQGRTLNGPLSETGIEQVTKARDFLKDFPIDACYASPMVRARQSAEIIAEPHGHEVQSLEEIIEVHVGDWESKSWDIIMQEDPELYQQFMKNPATIPYKNGESYHDVQQRIVPAFKKLAEENLGRMITVVAHNVVNRTLLAHLLDLDLKYAKDLKQNNACVNVLKYSEGKLKVVTMNGVFHLGEA
- a CDS encoding DUF4112 domain-containing protein → MNSTPTLTKKGWQDVKDRFADLSSGNSKVSSLLSQDQEKVLQTIGQMEYWLDDKFRLPGTSIRFGWDTIIGLVPGVGDAVTAALAMYLVWNARQLNIGRWTQFRMISNILFDTVLGAVPLVGDLFDVAFRANRKNLKLIMKELDKRKSKNA
- a CDS encoding LptF/LptG family permease, whose protein sequence is MLTTFERQLFRQFLMVNAIYLCVILGLFTVIDLFDNVDDFVNHTEGGMLQIALAVVTYYGHVGLFIFDSAAIPMISMSGLTVLLLLKRRGQLKPFLSAGIPTYRVLAPALLLGAGVMVGLKMVNREVFLGSAVHHLHAQRGSSADTLQIIAPRYDHASQILIDGWAVFPESNRVEQAAFVLPPEIAGQDMVCLKAAQAEFYPKQGKRPSGWLLRSADPPLSEIPLTDLGKTFVLRSKQEENIFVVSDVTPDLIYKAKESSGFLSTPQLIDRINSPAIDNNTARDLEFNFHVRLLEPLLTGLMICIAIPVILQKESRGMIVNAGECGFWLFTIIGSTYAVRFLTALQVAEPVQAAWIPIFFATPLTVWMLERVET